One part of the Bacteroidia bacterium genome encodes these proteins:
- a CDS encoding carbohydrate binding domain-containing protein translates to MSVLLDKITVKKMNKKLRTWIITLVLFSFKVNLIAQDLQFNPPATWECEKPGVYSVSGKHDHMDKEFVWLFLKDSHANLYMQYPPIEFLYPETWEVNNIRINSGNTDLLAIQVNKKGNKELLEWKEKSRWGAIEFKEVKNLPGYKILTAARIVNLSMSCKDIDTSITLPPSVRKEPDLQIHSSINEKLIVADFEIESSSKGYPMGGAISSWESDTNFEVKLDTFQLPKGPPYLGKYTLSIKHSVKLGAPKADWRGGGLVIQVQKEDKPLDISEYGYLEFDIRAISKSLETLKVKLQDPKSNTGIELLLKDYEVKFSREWEHVKIPLRSFTKMKIDYPPHWKKVNLKQVNKIVFVGIQDQNAKNFNGQILIDNIVFSK, encoded by the coding sequence ATGTCAGTTTTACTCGATAAAATTACAGTAAAAAAAATGAACAAGAAATTACGAACTTGGATTATTACTCTCGTATTATTCTCCTTTAAGGTAAACCTCATTGCCCAAGATTTACAGTTCAATCCTCCTGCCACATGGGAATGCGAGAAACCCGGAGTTTATTCAGTGTCAGGTAAACATGACCATATGGATAAAGAATTCGTTTGGTTGTTTCTAAAAGATTCCCATGCAAATCTATACATGCAATATCCCCCCATTGAGTTCCTATACCCTGAGACCTGGGAGGTTAACAATATCCGTATAAACAGTGGGAATACAGACCTTTTAGCCATTCAGGTAAATAAAAAAGGTAATAAAGAACTATTAGAATGGAAAGAAAAAAGTCGATGGGGGGCTATTGAATTTAAAGAGGTTAAAAACCTCCCAGGTTATAAAATACTTACAGCTGCTAGAATTGTAAACCTCTCGATGAGTTGTAAGGACATTGATACATCCATTACTCTTCCTCCATCAGTAAGGAAAGAACCAGATCTTCAAATCCATAGCTCAATTAATGAAAAACTGATAGTAGCAGATTTTGAAATTGAATCTTCAAGTAAAGGCTATCCTATGGGAGGAGCTATTAGCTCTTGGGAATCAGACACAAATTTTGAGGTTAAACTAGATACATTTCAACTACCTAAAGGCCCACCATACTTAGGCAAATATACTTTGAGTATAAAGCATTCTGTAAAATTAGGTGCCCCAAAGGCTGATTGGAGAGGAGGAGGTTTAGTAATACAGGTTCAAAAAGAAGATAAGCCGTTGGATATATCAGAATATGGTTATTTAGAATTTGATATACGAGCAATTTCCAAATCACTAGAGACTCTAAAAGTGAAGCTTCAAGATCCAAAATCTAATACCGGAATAGAACTATTACTAAAAGATTATGAGGTCAAATTTTCCCGGGAATGGGAACATGTGAAGATTCCTCTGAGGTCTTTTACAAAGATGAAAATCGATTATCCTCCTCATTGGAAAAAAGTAAATCTAAAACAGGTCAATAAAATTGTTTTTGTCGGTATACAAGACCAAAATGCTAAGAATTTTAATGGGCAAATTTTAATAGATAACATAGTTTTCTCTAAATAA
- a CDS encoding T9SS type A sorting domain-containing protein, whose translation MAQTQSIEFVDDFENFPINQLGAANPPPFVIGNSTSLIRSVVIDEEAYGGRGKSLKLEFNVRDSLGACGQVIPLLNSDLSAYNYLSFKVKSPNPNLFFQIELQRANDSTSSKIAIGNYLQGGPTSNWQKVVIPLQAFWNFNDLTDISALVFVFENVGSNLNNSPFEGEILLDDMLFGSYFPGYVKLDHFDDLYGSNATGANWGTLSSSGNPNKYTAAIDCSTFHEEECGLEIQYDNDLGTFGGLFFILGGGETGWIQMPQDLSAFESLHIALKGNDPNNNPGNLKLELKTQGGGFPAPNYRVFNIPDTGFMEFDIPFSSFSPPLNSSIINELTIIFEDGWQNQSEGIVHVDEIEFRAQGYSGPDLEFPSTPSGLMVNGHNPEKLISLPSQQSVNLRIAQPSIGPKLENIRLEYKTTCEPDWKILDVKYIPFVDSVFFTISGSDFISGELISLRVCAENYNGLRSCSEEFDLIIEPSNYSVDSLFRDAYEVMRILRSETGVYRDSWILDGAPYHPASVATTGMGIISLCIADSMGWISNAEGQVLHTLKAMNGLNKGFLPDRNQRGLFRHFIDLNSGARAWDSEYSSIDSGILTAGALFAKKYFPNNDSISLLADWLYLSTDWASNISNPNIGAIFRIQNKNGMGTGITLPFNEYMIVAWLASKDLRYTPNGEVLWSNYYQNPSQLPQSSFCNFNVLTDNSGSFLSNFIPQFCYFLCAPFSQDQDYMSFFDQSRKKDSCWWRTNSSEPCFVWGFGAGASPDSVGGYHADNCTEHPGDIVSPHIIAGFIPVNQNLIGDLMRLYAEGKGRFRLNSTSTTEFLWRFSTLDSNWIPRDLQGIDFSSMLFGLASHQRFLGPNFFPFFNDFDFPDPNSMNKAPYIKLNQDTLCIKNGRKDTINLVDRFGDFDDPNIHLKWRFEHGNGVVTSFDSSTYRLLIESSSTSDSIETIFVHLEDRNGNTTVDSLVINTISCFNTNINDLGDDIHDFNIFPNPNSGELTLRLVLRYNTYSKINIHSIDGKQIYETLQRFNQGENYWKWNSTADSKIQLIKGIYILSIETKSSRIMRKLVIQ comes from the coding sequence ATGGCACAAACTCAGTCCATTGAGTTCGTAGATGATTTCGAAAATTTTCCAATTAATCAATTAGGAGCAGCTAATCCACCTCCTTTTGTTATCGGAAACTCTACGAGCTTAATACGAAGTGTTGTAATTGACGAAGAAGCATATGGAGGAAGGGGAAAATCTTTAAAACTTGAATTTAACGTTAGAGACTCTCTTGGTGCTTGTGGGCAGGTTATTCCTTTGCTCAATTCCGATTTAAGTGCTTATAATTACCTTTCTTTCAAGGTAAAAAGTCCAAATCCGAATCTTTTCTTCCAAATTGAATTACAAAGGGCCAATGATAGTACTTCTTCAAAAATAGCTATTGGAAATTATTTACAAGGAGGTCCAACCTCAAATTGGCAAAAAGTCGTTATACCGCTACAAGCATTTTGGAACTTTAATGATCTAACAGATATCAGTGCGCTTGTATTTGTTTTCGAAAATGTGGGCTCAAACTTAAATAATTCTCCTTTTGAAGGGGAAATATTGTTAGACGATATGTTATTTGGTAGCTATTTTCCAGGATATGTGAAATTAGATCATTTCGATGATTTATATGGTTCCAACGCTACCGGTGCTAATTGGGGAACCCTTTCATCATCAGGAAATCCAAATAAATATACTGCTGCTATCGATTGTTCAACCTTTCATGAGGAGGAATGCGGGTTGGAAATACAATACGATAATGACCTTGGTACATTTGGAGGGTTGTTTTTCATTTTAGGCGGCGGAGAGACTGGTTGGATACAAATGCCTCAAGATCTTTCGGCTTTTGAATCCCTTCATATCGCTCTAAAAGGAAATGATCCCAATAATAATCCTGGTAACTTAAAATTGGAGTTAAAAACGCAAGGAGGCGGTTTCCCTGCTCCTAACTATAGAGTTTTTAATATTCCGGATACAGGCTTTATGGAGTTTGATATTCCCTTCTCATCATTTAGCCCTCCTTTAAATTCAAGTATTATCAATGAGTTAACTATTATTTTTGAGGATGGCTGGCAAAATCAATCTGAAGGAATAGTACACGTAGACGAAATAGAATTCCGGGCCCAAGGGTATTCTGGGCCAGATCTAGAATTTCCTTCTACTCCTTCAGGGCTTATGGTCAATGGTCATAACCCAGAGAAACTTATTTCCCTTCCCTCCCAGCAATCTGTAAACTTAAGAATTGCCCAACCCTCTATTGGCCCAAAACTTGAAAATATTCGATTGGAATATAAAACAACATGCGAACCTGATTGGAAGATTTTAGATGTTAAGTATATCCCATTTGTAGATTCAGTATTTTTTACGATTTCTGGATCAGATTTCATTTCTGGAGAACTAATATCACTACGAGTATGTGCTGAGAATTATAATGGGTTAAGATCATGCAGTGAGGAATTTGACTTAATTATTGAACCTTCAAATTATTCAGTAGATAGTCTTTTCCGCGATGCTTATGAAGTAATGAGGATTCTCCGATCAGAAACCGGGGTTTATCGAGACTCATGGATTTTGGATGGTGCACCTTACCATCCAGCTTCTGTTGCAACTACTGGCATGGGAATCATATCCTTATGTATTGCAGACTCAATGGGCTGGATATCCAATGCAGAAGGTCAAGTTTTGCATACACTAAAAGCTATGAACGGACTAAATAAAGGATTTCTTCCTGACCGAAATCAGCGGGGTTTATTTCGGCATTTCATAGACCTTAATAGTGGGGCTAGGGCATGGGATAGTGAATATTCTTCTATTGATTCAGGCATTCTTACAGCGGGAGCTCTTTTCGCGAAAAAATATTTTCCAAATAATGATTCGATTTCCCTACTTGCAGATTGGCTGTATCTCAGTACTGATTGGGCAAGTAATATATCCAATCCCAATATAGGAGCTATCTTTAGAATTCAGAATAAAAATGGGATGGGAACCGGAATTACCCTTCCCTTTAATGAATATATGATAGTCGCATGGCTAGCCTCTAAGGACCTAAGGTATACACCCAATGGAGAAGTTCTGTGGTCCAACTACTACCAAAATCCCAGTCAACTTCCTCAGTCAAGTTTCTGTAATTTTAATGTTTTAACCGATAATTCAGGGTCATTTTTATCGAATTTTATTCCTCAGTTTTGCTATTTCTTATGTGCACCATTTTCCCAAGATCAAGATTACATGTCCTTTTTTGATCAGTCAAGAAAAAAAGATTCTTGCTGGTGGAGAACAAATAGCTCAGAACCTTGCTTTGTTTGGGGTTTTGGGGCTGGAGCTTCCCCTGACTCTGTAGGAGGATATCATGCTGATAATTGTACAGAACATCCAGGAGATATAGTGTCTCCACATATAATCGCGGGTTTCATTCCAGTGAATCAAAATTTAATTGGTGATTTAATGAGACTATATGCTGAAGGCAAGGGGCGATTCCGTCTCAATTCTACATCAACAACTGAATTCTTATGGAGATTTTCCACCTTGGACTCAAACTGGATTCCTAGGGATCTCCAAGGAATCGATTTCTCTAGTATGTTATTTGGTCTAGCATCTCATCAACGCTTTTTGGGGCCTAATTTTTTCCCTTTTTTCAATGATTTTGATTTTCCCGATCCTAATTCAATGAACAAAGCTCCATATATAAAATTGAATCAGGATACTTTATGTATCAAGAATGGAAGGAAAGACACAATTAATTTAGTTGATCGATTCGGCGATTTTGATGACCCTAATATTCACCTAAAATGGAGGTTTGAGCATGGAAACGGAGTAGTTACTTCTTTTGACTCAAGTACTTATAGGCTTTTAATAGAGTCAAGTTCTACAAGCGATAGTATCGAAACCATTTTTGTTCACCTTGAAGACAGAAACGGAAATACCACAGTTGACTCATTGGTCATAAATACTATATCCTGTTTTAATACAAACATAAATGACCTAGGTGATGATATTCATGATTTCAATATATTTCCAAATCCTAATTCAGGCGAACTCACACTTAGATTAGTATTAAGATATAATACTTATTCGAAAATTAACATTCACTCGATAGATGGTAAGCAAATTTACGAGACTTTACAACGATTTAACCAAGGTGAGAATTATTGGAAATGGAACTCTACTGCTGATTCCAAAATCCAATTAATAAAAGGAATATATATACTCAGTATCGAAACTAAATCCTCCCGAATTATGAGAAAATTAGTAATCCAATAA
- a CDS encoding site-specific integrase, translating to MTSDKKIYFKSPELYDASGDLSKRWFVVYYPEKGKRVRRYGDINRFATVAERRQAAQLIIDKLSENSQEECSSPPEQMLARLQSIKKSLAKKTWQTYHSKLKVFSEWWTDGLSPISEDHCRKFFTYLIEERELSKTTYNAYRQTLREFFSECWPNVEKNPFEVIKYFPDSKQSALYFSKAQVIKLRHELSKRDPQLWLFCQFIYYTFIRPGELRLLQVDDIILEEKRIRIRAEISKNRKLQYVAIPDAFLEEIEALQLH from the coding sequence ATGACATCAGATAAAAAAATTTATTTCAAATCTCCTGAACTCTACGACGCAAGTGGAGACCTTTCCAAACGATGGTTTGTAGTCTATTATCCCGAAAAAGGAAAGCGTGTACGCCGATATGGCGACATCAATCGCTTTGCAACAGTTGCGGAAAGAAGGCAAGCTGCTCAGCTTATCATAGACAAACTCTCCGAAAATAGCCAGGAGGAATGCAGCAGCCCACCGGAACAGATGTTAGCCCGACTCCAATCCATCAAAAAGAGTCTGGCCAAAAAGACCTGGCAGACCTATCATTCCAAGCTTAAAGTATTTTCTGAATGGTGGACTGATGGCCTATCCCCTATTTCAGAAGATCATTGCCGAAAGTTTTTTACCTACCTCATCGAAGAGCGGGAGCTCTCTAAAACCACTTACAACGCCTATAGACAGACGCTTAGAGAGTTTTTCTCTGAATGCTGGCCCAATGTCGAAAAGAATCCTTTTGAGGTCATCAAGTACTTTCCAGACTCCAAGCAATCAGCTTTGTATTTCTCCAAAGCTCAAGTGATCAAGTTGAGGCATGAGCTATCTAAAAGAGATCCTCAGCTTTGGTTATTCTGTCAATTTATCTATTACACTTTTATCAGGCCTGGTGAGCTTAGGCTTTTGCAGGTAGACGATATTATTCTGGAAGAAAAGCGGATTCGGATTCGTGCTGAGATTAGCAAGAATCGTAAGCTACAGTATGTGGCGATTCCGGATGCTTTTCTGGAGGAAATAGAAGCTCTGCAGCTGCATTGA
- a CDS encoding TrkA C-terminal domain-containing protein gives MIESLSTNPLLLLFLVAALGYGLGSISFRGNKLGVAGVLFVGLLFGGLDERLVIPDIVFLMGLSIFVYAIGISSGPGFFAAFRRGAYREVGFIIFMLTLSAAWTVLFHFIFGLDAATTGGIFAGTTTNTPALAGLLDSISERFSGAERDQMIQEAVVGYSLSYPMGVIGVMFGLFLMQKWLKVDYRKEELDLRKDYPVAQKIINGTVDISQENLKSYVLRDILQEMDWSVVFGRVFRGDEVIFSNYDTKLEIGDKVNLAAREADWGEVVERLGKVSEETLSTESNTYVQRRMFVSNPKLAGRSIASLNLSGQFPIIVTRVRRGDVDMIAHGDTILELGDRVRFVALREDLDELKKLFGDSYYSLSQLNLLSFGLGMAAGLLLGMIKFQLPGGIEFSLGFAGGPLIVALVLGAQRRTGMIVWSLPYSANHTLRQLGLILLLAAIGVRSGHTFFDTVAAGGGGMIFLTGTLIAVLSTISMLFVGFKLFKIPYTFLGGMSANQPAILDYAIQNSGNQLPNIGYALMFPIAIILKIVYVQILFVLLG, from the coding sequence ATGATTGAATCACTGAGTACCAATCCATTATTATTACTTTTTCTTGTTGCTGCCCTGGGCTATGGTTTAGGGAGTATAAGTTTTCGTGGCAATAAACTGGGCGTAGCAGGAGTGCTTTTCGTGGGGCTCTTATTCGGGGGCTTGGATGAAAGGCTGGTGATTCCTGATATCGTCTTTTTAATGGGCCTGAGCATATTTGTCTATGCTATCGGGATCAGTAGTGGGCCAGGCTTTTTCGCTGCCTTTCGTAGAGGGGCCTACCGGGAAGTGGGTTTCATTATATTCATGCTCACCCTCTCTGCAGCCTGGACGGTTCTCTTTCATTTTATTTTTGGCCTGGATGCCGCGACTACCGGTGGGATATTTGCCGGTACGACCACCAATACCCCTGCTTTGGCAGGCTTGCTGGATTCTATTAGTGAAAGATTTAGCGGAGCAGAAAGAGATCAAATGATACAAGAGGCGGTCGTCGGATATTCCCTATCCTATCCTATGGGAGTTATTGGGGTGATGTTCGGCTTATTCCTGATGCAGAAATGGCTGAAAGTAGATTACAGAAAGGAGGAGTTGGATCTCAGAAAAGACTATCCGGTTGCACAAAAAATCATAAACGGAACGGTTGATATTAGCCAGGAAAACCTCAAAAGCTATGTGTTGCGAGATATCCTGCAAGAGATGGACTGGTCGGTGGTCTTTGGGAGGGTATTCAGGGGTGATGAGGTGATTTTTTCCAATTACGATACAAAGCTGGAAATAGGCGATAAAGTAAATCTGGCAGCGCGGGAAGCGGATTGGGGAGAGGTCGTGGAAAGATTGGGGAAAGTCTCAGAAGAAACCCTTAGCACGGAGTCCAATACCTATGTTCAGCGACGCATGTTTGTCTCCAACCCCAAATTGGCGGGGCGTAGCATTGCTTCTCTAAACCTTAGCGGTCAATTCCCGATTATTGTTACGCGTGTAAGGCGAGGGGATGTAGATATGATCGCTCATGGAGATACTATCTTAGAGTTAGGCGATCGGGTACGCTTTGTTGCTTTGAGGGAGGATTTGGACGAATTGAAAAAGCTTTTTGGAGATTCCTATTATAGCCTCAGTCAGCTTAATCTGTTGTCCTTTGGTTTGGGGATGGCTGCAGGTCTTCTACTCGGTATGATCAAATTCCAATTGCCAGGTGGGATTGAATTTAGCCTGGGTTTTGCGGGCGGTCCTTTAATTGTGGCTTTGGTCCTGGGAGCTCAACGGAGAACGGGTATGATCGTTTGGTCCTTACCCTATAGCGCCAATCACACCTTGCGGCAATTAGGTCTGATCTTGTTATTAGCAGCCATTGGTGTTCGTTCGGGCCATACCTTTTTTGATACGGTTGCTGCTGGAGGTGGGGGAATGATTTTCCTGACTGGAACCCTCATTGCAGTTTTGTCTACCATCAGTATGCTTTTTGTGGGTTTCAAACTCTTCAAAATCCCATATACTTTCCTCGGAGGTATGTCTGCTAACCAACCGGCCATTCTGGACTATGCGATTCAAAATTCCGGCAATCAATTGCCTAATATTGGCTATGCTTTGATGTTTCCGATTGCCATCATTCTGAAGATTGTTTACGTGCAGATTCTCTTCGTTTTATTGGGTTGA
- a CDS encoding glycosyltransferase family 4 protein: MMVNLSKSWGGGEKWFLTVGEALQERGFTIIWVAYPQSVLHQRLLDKGFPFEVSSARFSSLLNPFSVRSIRSIVKKHQPDMIMMNASHELKTFGLIAAMSGVSHVIFRRGVSYSIGQNRLNKWYMDRIVTAFLANSHATFNAVTSSFPILLKKKHLRLNNGIRMSDWKAYPEKQEPLYIGMSARLAGVKGIDRAIMAMEKVVKEIPEAQLHILGDGPDREKLIQMSIDRGLEKEVVFHGFVKDVQAALSRTSIFLFTPKLGEGTSIALIEAMAMELPCVVFDTPAMAEVVANGESGFVVEDGNIEGLAKKLIRLLKDGDLRRKMGIAGRKRAEENFSLSKAVIDPLESWLLQMMQHD, from the coding sequence ATGATGGTCAACCTCTCTAAATCCTGGGGAGGTGGGGAAAAATGGTTTTTGACCGTTGGGGAAGCTTTGCAAGAAAGAGGATTTACGATAATATGGGTCGCTTATCCTCAGTCAGTTTTGCATCAAAGACTGCTGGACAAAGGATTCCCTTTTGAAGTTTCTTCTGCACGATTTAGTTCCCTCTTAAATCCATTTAGCGTGCGATCTATTCGGTCGATTGTAAAAAAACATCAACCGGATATGATCATGATGAATGCTTCACATGAATTGAAGACTTTTGGGTTGATCGCAGCTATGAGTGGGGTTTCCCATGTGATTTTTCGCAGGGGAGTCTCTTATTCAATAGGGCAAAATCGGCTCAATAAATGGTATATGGATCGCATCGTAACGGCTTTTCTCGCCAATTCTCATGCGACCTTTAATGCCGTAACCTCCAGCTTCCCGATATTACTGAAAAAGAAGCACCTCCGCCTGAATAATGGAATCCGAATGAGCGATTGGAAAGCTTATCCGGAAAAGCAAGAGCCTCTGTATATCGGAATGTCGGCTAGGCTGGCAGGAGTAAAAGGAATTGACCGAGCTATTATGGCGATGGAGAAAGTAGTGAAGGAAATCCCGGAAGCCCAATTGCACATTTTGGGAGATGGGCCAGATCGGGAGAAATTGATTCAGATGAGTATCGATAGAGGGCTCGAGAAAGAAGTGGTATTTCATGGCTTTGTGAAAGATGTGCAAGCCGCTCTTTCACGAACAAGTATATTTCTTTTCACACCAAAATTAGGAGAAGGAACCAGTATTGCTTTGATAGAGGCGATGGCTATGGAACTGCCCTGTGTAGTTTTTGATACGCCAGCAATGGCAGAAGTAGTAGCTAATGGGGAAAGCGGTTTTGTAGTAGAAGATGGGAATATAGAGGGGCTGGCAAAGAAGCTGATTAGGCTCTTGAAAGATGGAGATTTGAGACGGAAAATGGGAATTGCCGGAAGAAAACGAGCAGAAGAAAACTTTAGCCTGTCAAAAGCCGTAATTGATCCTTTGGAAAGCTGGTTATTGCAAATGATGCAGCATGATTGA
- a CDS encoding glycosyltransferase family 2 protein yields MHKLSVVIITYNEEKNLQRCLDSVAEIADEILIVDSHSTDKTAEIGRANGARLILHTFEGHVAQKNIALTQARYDLVLSLDADEALDEAAQSEVKEIKEKWAGEAYIFRRRNNYCGKWIRFGGWYPDKKLRLLDRNKGKWTGRNPHDKLEVNADIPVKELKSHILHYTIANREEHLKTVHAFSTYAAEAKFEAGKKASLLKVFFAPIFKFLKGYLFQLGFLDGYKGLQIAVISAYASYLRYKKLREMWGA; encoded by the coding sequence ATGCATAAACTCTCCGTAGTCATTATTACCTATAATGAAGAAAAGAATCTGCAACGTTGTTTGGATTCTGTTGCGGAGATTGCAGATGAAATATTGATCGTAGATTCTCATTCTACGGATAAAACAGCCGAGATAGGCCGGGCCAATGGAGCCCGGCTTATTTTGCATACATTCGAAGGACATGTCGCTCAAAAGAATATTGCCCTCACACAGGCAAGATATGATCTGGTTCTCTCGCTCGATGCAGACGAAGCATTGGATGAGGCAGCTCAATCCGAAGTAAAAGAGATCAAAGAGAAATGGGCAGGAGAAGCCTATATCTTTCGCCGGAGAAATAATTATTGCGGAAAATGGATTCGTTTTGGGGGTTGGTATCCCGACAAAAAACTACGACTCCTGGACCGAAATAAAGGAAAATGGACGGGAAGAAACCCCCATGATAAACTTGAGGTAAATGCTGATATTCCGGTGAAAGAACTGAAATCTCACATTCTCCACTACACCATCGCCAATCGGGAAGAACATCTTAAAACGGTACATGCTTTTTCCACCTATGCCGCTGAGGCAAAATTCGAAGCCGGAAAAAAGGCCTCTCTACTGAAAGTTTTTTTCGCCCCTATCTTTAAATTTCTCAAAGGCTATCTGTTTCAACTAGGATTTCTGGATGGATACAAAGGATTGCAGATTGCTGTAATCTCGGCCTATGCCTCTTATTTGCGGTATAAGAAGTTGAGGGAAATGTGGGGAGCCTGA
- the pyk gene encoding pyruvate kinase, which yields MAFFHLRRTKIVATIGPACSDPKTLLEMAKAGMDVARLNFSHADHETHEKSLNMVRDINKKNGAHITVLQDLQGPKIRIGNLNEPVKVKSGDVLTIRTDTEEHKGNVLPIQYESFAIDVSVGDTVLIDDGKVECKVIETNNKNRVKIKVNAGSLIQSRKGVNLPETNISIPTITEKDFKDIDFAIKHDVDWVALSFVRSADDIKLLKELIRLKNGVSKVIAKIEKPEALENLDEIIEAADGLMVARGDLGVEIPMEELPAWQKRIIKKSNKAGKPVILATQVMETMTENIRPTRAEANDVANALVDGADAVMLSGETSVGKHPTRVVSSMDRILKSVEKEDDSIYYRNMDTLPAYAEQLSTSIIVTACKLAQETDGAALLAMTRSGYTAIQLSRCRPKAFIYAFTSNRQLLAQLNLVWGIRAFHYDKTVSTDDTIQDVHEILKKEELVNPGDVMINTGSMPLHDHGLTNMIKISKVRQKGDIRS from the coding sequence TTGGCATTTTTTCATCTAAGAAGAACCAAAATCGTTGCTACCATTGGGCCGGCTTGTTCTGATCCAAAAACCCTATTGGAAATGGCTAAAGCGGGTATGGACGTCGCTAGGCTTAACTTTTCACATGCCGATCATGAGACGCATGAGAAATCCCTGAATATGGTTCGGGATATCAACAAAAAGAACGGTGCCCATATAACTGTTCTGCAAGATTTGCAGGGACCCAAAATTAGAATTGGGAACCTAAATGAACCTGTAAAAGTAAAATCCGGAGATGTTCTGACTATTCGAACAGATACGGAAGAGCATAAAGGAAATGTCCTGCCGATTCAGTATGAATCCTTTGCCATCGATGTGAGTGTAGGAGACACCGTTTTGATTGATGATGGAAAAGTAGAATGCAAGGTCATTGAGACCAACAATAAAAATCGGGTTAAAATCAAAGTCAATGCCGGAAGCCTGATCCAAAGTCGAAAAGGGGTCAACTTGCCGGAGACAAATATTTCTATCCCGACTATTACGGAGAAGGACTTTAAAGACATTGATTTTGCGATCAAACATGACGTGGATTGGGTGGCTTTGTCTTTCGTTCGTTCAGCAGATGACATCAAATTGTTGAAAGAACTTATCCGTTTGAAGAATGGAGTCAGCAAGGTAATTGCTAAAATAGAAAAGCCGGAAGCCCTGGAAAATCTGGATGAGATTATCGAGGCGGCTGACGGACTCATGGTAGCCAGGGGAGACCTGGGAGTTGAAATTCCTATGGAAGAACTTCCCGCCTGGCAAAAACGCATCATCAAGAAATCCAATAAAGCGGGTAAACCAGTGATCCTGGCAACTCAGGTGATGGAGACCATGACTGAAAATATTCGTCCTACCCGTGCAGAGGCCAATGATGTAGCGAATGCCTTGGTGGATGGAGCTGATGCGGTGATGTTAAGTGGTGAGACTTCTGTTGGAAAGCACCCGACCCGTGTGGTTTCCAGTATGGATAGAATTTTGAAGAGTGTAGAAAAGGAAGACGATTCCATTTACTATCGTAACATGGATACCCTTCCGGCTTATGCAGAGCAATTGAGTACTTCCATCATTGTTACCGCCTGTAAACTGGCTCAGGAAACGGATGGAGCGGCTTTATTGGCCATGACACGCTCGGGATATACAGCTATTCAGCTTTCCCGTTGTAGACCCAAGGCCTTTATCTATGCCTTCACCAGCAATCGTCAATTGCTTGCCCAACTAAATTTGGTTTGGGGAATCCGAGCTTTCCATTATGATAAAACAGTAAGTACGGATGATACGATTCAGGATGTACACGAAATTCTCAAAAAGGAAGAACTCGTAAATCCCGGAGATGTCATGATCAATACCGGTAGTATGCCTTTGCATGATCATGGGCTCACCAATATGATCAAGATTAGTAAAGTCCGCCAGAAAGGCGATATTAGGAGTTAA
- a CDS encoding acyl carrier protein: protein MSSIAEKVTEIIVDKLGVEASEVTPEASFANDLGADSLDTVELIMEFEKEFNLSIPDEAAEKIVTVGDSIKYLEENATA from the coding sequence ATGTCAAGCATTGCAGAGAAAGTAACAGAAATTATTGTTGACAAGCTAGGTGTTGAAGCTTCTGAGGTTACTCCTGAAGCTAGCTTCGCCAATGATCTGGGTGCAGATTCTCTTGATACTGTAGAATTGATCATGGAATTTGAGAAAGAATTTAACCTCAGCATTCCTGATGAAGCAGCAGAAAAGATCGTTACAGTAGGAGACTCTATCAAATACCTCGAAGAAAACGCTACTGCTTAA